The Thunnus albacares chromosome 21, fThuAlb1.1, whole genome shotgun sequence genome window below encodes:
- the LOC122972118 gene encoding CBY1-interacting BAR domain-containing protein 2-like: MNSLFSRDVQVKSMEQTVKHAEKHLGKICSLLASYTRKTAKLRDKADLLVAQLFDFSSTEDPELQVGLKNLAEDLAMVQDYRQAQVERLETRVVVPLKAYGDIVKNKRTDLKNFSTDLNRELKELQKLEKLRLRNPADRQSISQAEVNAQKASNNAQRSCRQLEETITDFQRQKLEDVKMIFTDFITVEMLFHAKALEVYTHTYHNLEAMNTQRDLELFSGRIKMSDSLAGRLETPLSSHSASFTNRYPSPPLASPKGQSFRSTLASTTNPNLRQQHIQYPDTARRSRSTLQRQRGIEEEEELEEEEEDEEEDEEEEMYESEIEEGQRTSRQSYAVQYAQMRR, encoded by the exons ATGAACAGCCTCTTCTCCAG AGACGTCCAGGTGAAGAGCATGGAGCAGACAGTGAAACATGCTGAGAAGCACCTGGGGAAGATTTGCTCCCTGCTGGCTTCCTACACCAGGAAGACAGCCAAGCTCAGAGACAAGGCCGACCTGCTGGTGGCTCAGCTGTTTGACTTCTCCAGCACAGAGGACCCTGAGCTCCAGGTCGGCCTGAAAAACCTGGCTGAAGACCTGGCCATGGTGCAGGACTACAGGCAGGCTCAG GTGGAGAGACTGGAGACAAGAGTCGTTGTTCCTCTAAAAGCCTATGGAGACATTGTCAAAAATAAAAGG ACAGATCTGAAGAatttcagcactgatctgaacagAGAGCTGAAGGAGCTGCAGAAACTGGAGAAACTTCGACTAAGGAACCCAGCAGATCGACAGAGCATT TCTCAG GCAGAGGTAAATGCCCAGAAGGCTTCCAACAATGCCCAACGCAGTTGCAGACAACTGGAGGAAACCATCACAGACTTCCAGAGACAGAAACTAGAGGATGTCAAA ATGATTTTCACAGACTTCATCACAGTGGAGATGCTCTTCCATGCTAAAGCACTGGAggtctatacacacacataccacaacCTGGAGGCAATGAACACTCAAAGGGATCTGGAG CTGTTCAGTGGAAGGATCAAGATGTCTGACTCTCTGGCTGGGCGCCTGGAAACTCCTCTGAGCAGTCACTCTGCATCCTTTACGAACCGCTACCCCAGTCCTCCTCTGGCCTCCCCCAAAGGACAAAGTTTCAGGTCAACACTGGCCTCCACCACGAACCCTAACCTCAGACAACAACACATCCAGTACCCAGACACAGCCAGGAGG TCTCGCAGCACCCTGCAACGCCAGAGAGGcatagaggaggaggaagagctggaggaagaagaagaggatgaagaagaagatgaagaggaagagatgtATGAGTCAGAGATAGAGGAGGGTCAGCGAACCAGCAGGCAGTCATATGCTGTTCAATATGCCCAGATGCgcagataa